The Paracoccus sp. MA genome contains a region encoding:
- a CDS encoding recombinase RecT: MNAPTLPAAKRPLRQVTNVREMLVNDQAKGQLAAVAAAHMKPERMMRLMANALRVTPKLGECNPLSLLGAMMQCASLGLEPNTVLGHAYLIPFDRKEKNKKTGRWEVVETNVQLIIGYKGYIDLARRSGHITSIAAGIHYSDDEATGGLWEYEEGTESRLRHRAGAQEGQKLHAYAIAKFRDGGHAYVVLPWAKVMKIRDGSQGWQAAVRTAEQYNKPINSPWATHEDEMAQKTAIRALAKFLPLSTEFRDGLEADGARADYMGFAMNPTAGLDAQPEYDSDLSGQMIDHDPETGEVQQVEDQRAGQQTMPQDREKASAPATRRKQAARTDSTPYSEGGPRGGQQDASQGALDMSAETDSKAEPAPEGFDQFIEHVDALISDEMNDGMSLQEVLDLHDGQLAQIKKHAPDRHAQMLKSYQDFARGAQ, from the coding sequence ATGAACGCGCCTACCCTTCCGGCCGCCAAGCGGCCCCTGCGGCAAGTTACCAACGTCCGCGAAATGCTGGTCAACGACCAGGCCAAGGGCCAGCTGGCCGCCGTCGCCGCGGCCCACATGAAACCCGAGCGGATGATGCGCCTCATGGCGAACGCGTTGCGCGTCACCCCGAAGCTGGGCGAGTGCAACCCGCTCTCGCTGCTAGGCGCTATGATGCAGTGCGCCAGCCTGGGGTTGGAGCCTAATACTGTTCTCGGCCACGCCTACCTGATCCCGTTCGATCGCAAGGAGAAGAACAAGAAAACCGGACGCTGGGAGGTGGTGGAAACCAATGTCCAGCTGATCATCGGATACAAGGGCTATATCGACTTGGCGCGCAGGTCGGGCCACATCACGTCGATTGCCGCCGGCATTCACTACAGCGACGACGAAGCCACCGGCGGCCTCTGGGAATACGAGGAAGGCACGGAATCCCGGCTGCGCCACCGCGCCGGCGCGCAAGAAGGCCAGAAGCTACATGCCTATGCCATCGCCAAGTTCCGCGACGGTGGCCACGCCTATGTCGTCTTGCCCTGGGCGAAGGTGATGAAGATACGGGACGGATCGCAAGGCTGGCAGGCCGCGGTTCGCACCGCCGAGCAATACAACAAGCCGATCAACAGCCCCTGGGCGACGCATGAGGACGAGATGGCGCAGAAGACCGCCATCCGCGCCCTGGCGAAGTTCCTGCCCCTGTCCACCGAGTTCCGTGACGGTCTGGAAGCCGATGGCGCCCGCGCGGATTACATGGGCTTTGCCATGAACCCGACCGCCGGCCTCGATGCCCAACCGGAATACGACAGCGATCTTTCGGGGCAGATGATCGACCACGACCCGGAGACGGGCGAGGTCCAGCAGGTCGAGGATCAGCGCGCCGGGCAGCAAACCATGCCGCAGGACCGTGAGAAGGCCTCGGCGCCGGCGACGCGCCGCAAGCAGGCGGCCCGCACCGACAGCACCCCCTACTCCGAAGGGGGGCCACGGGGCGGGCAGCAAGACGCCTCGCAGGGCGCGCTGGACATGAGCGCCGAGACCGACAGCAAGGCCGAGCCGGCGCCCGAGGGGTTTGATCAGTTCATCGAGCATGTCGATGCCCTGATCTCGGACGAGATGAACGATGGCATGTCGCTGCAGGAGGTTCTGGACCTGCACGATGGTCAGCTCGCCCAGATCAAGAAGCACGCGCCCGACCGGCACGCCCAGATGCTGAAATCCTACCAGGACTTTGCAAGGGGCGCGCAATGA
- a CDS encoding DUF2303 family protein, with translation MEVTEQKNIAESIIETMKELGHVQTISEPYEGQELTAPTIVAVPAGLEVKDLTAHHVQTLERLKPLRRTGTARLADLDSFIAWVNRFSGEESTIFAQVHPAPKLTAVIDYHGEGAPVVDHATRDPLANACKHRATYDFPLSQEWKLWNAIHDKPLGKDEFGEFIEANAKDLLDPTPYLLGQGKGEPETWEARMADIAAKVQGRFGQYAALVQLSRSFQVYETGHLQVTTNRDTGESQVQFLNEHREMDGAPLRIPNLFMIAIPVFEEGALYRLPVRFRYRKSGDSVKFIVSLYNADVALRDAAREAIETARAATNLPVLMGAPEA, from the coding sequence ATGGAAGTCACGGAACAGAAGAACATCGCCGAGTCGATCATCGAGACGATGAAGGAGCTGGGGCATGTGCAGACCATTTCGGAGCCCTATGAGGGCCAGGAACTGACCGCCCCGACCATCGTGGCTGTGCCCGCGGGGCTGGAGGTCAAAGACCTGACCGCGCATCATGTCCAGACTCTGGAACGGCTGAAGCCGCTGCGCCGCACCGGCACGGCGCGGCTGGCCGATCTGGACAGCTTCATTGCATGGGTGAACCGCTTTTCGGGAGAGGAATCCACAATCTTCGCCCAGGTCCACCCCGCGCCGAAGCTGACGGCGGTGATCGACTATCACGGCGAGGGCGCCCCGGTCGTGGATCACGCCACCCGCGACCCGCTGGCCAACGCCTGCAAGCACCGCGCCACCTATGACTTCCCCCTGTCGCAGGAATGGAAGCTGTGGAACGCGATCCACGACAAGCCGCTGGGCAAAGACGAGTTCGGCGAGTTCATCGAGGCCAACGCGAAAGACCTGCTGGACCCGACGCCCTATCTGCTTGGTCAAGGCAAAGGCGAGCCCGAGACCTGGGAAGCCCGCATGGCCGACATTGCCGCGAAGGTGCAGGGCCGGTTCGGCCAGTATGCCGCGCTGGTGCAGCTGTCGCGCAGCTTCCAAGTCTACGAAACCGGTCACCTGCAGGTGACGACGAACCGCGACACAGGCGAATCCCAGGTCCAGTTCCTGAACGAACACCGCGAAATGGACGGCGCCCCGCTGCGCATCCCGAACCTGTTTATGATCGCGATCCCGGTGTTCGAGGAAGGCGCACTCTACCGGCTCCCGGTGCGCTTCCGCTACCGCAAGTCGGGCGACAGCGTGAAGTTCATCGTCTCGCTCTACAACGCCGATGTCGCGCTGCGCGACGCGGCGCGGGAAGCGATCGAGACCGCCCGGGCCGCGACCAACCTGCCGGTCCTGATGGGTGCGCCGGAAGCATGA